A genomic segment from Zerene cesonia ecotype Mississippi chromosome 7, Zerene_cesonia_1.1, whole genome shotgun sequence encodes:
- the LOC119828236 gene encoding mitochondrial cardiolipin hydrolase-like: protein MDWKSAKILLASTATVVVASQVVKKLCKYFFDQRKTPDCDPISDDTCSDVLNMKNREINDVILFSDDVVRHTIRVPPNKDVTICESRELNCFKLIKYIKSARETLDVCMYLITSSEIAEQIIRLGQKHVLVRIVVDSDMAFTPPSQIKKLKEYSFIQVQMNKKSILMHHKFCIIDGPKAIKRKNVLKAYAEKLNVHAQFARHPIKQLKPKPVRGFVMSGSLNWSTQAMVSNHESVIVTSNSNIVSKFEKEFESLWVEDEPVLMSNM from the exons ATGGATTGGAAAAGTGCAAAGATTCTTCTAGCATCTACAGCCACTGTAGTAGTTGCTTCACAGGTGgtgaaaaaattatgcaaatattttttcgatCAAAGAAAAACTCCAGATTGCGACCCAATTAGTGATGACACATGCAgtgatgttttaaatatgaaaaaccgtgaaataaatgatgttatattattctCGGATGATGTTGTTCGGCACACAATCAGAGTCCCACCAAATAAAGATGTAACTATATGTGAAAGCAgagaattaaattgttttaaattaatcaaatatattaagtcAGCCCGGGAAACTCTAGATGTTTGTATGTACCTTATAACAAGCAGTGAAATAGCAGAACAAATAATAAGGTTGGGACAGAAACATGTGCTTGTAAGAATAGTTGTTGACAGTGATATGGCATTCACACCTCCTTCgcaaattaagaaattaaaggaATATA gttttattCAAGtgcaaatgaataaaaaatccatTCTGATGCATCACAAATTCTGCATCATTGACGGTCCAAAAGCTATCAAGAGAAAAAATGTACTTAAAGCATATGCAGAAAAATTAAACGTACATGCACAATTTGCCAGACACCCCATAAAACAGCTCAAACCAAAACCTGTCAGAGGTTTTGTAATGTCTGGTTCATTGAATTGGTCCACTCAGGCAATGGTTTCTAATCACGAAAGTGTTATTGTAACATCTAATTCTAATATCGTCAGTAAATTCGAGAAGGAATTCGAAAGTCTATGGGTGGAGGATGAACCg GTGCTTATGTCTAATATGTGA
- the LOC119828237 gene encoding lysosomal alpha-glucosidase-like: MPKIPYKVEKQEEDEDYEIVSFEDFCDKSPNAKADLLTLNDNINYRLYYESGKENKLDETGEPSGTNDHTETSLNGSKISHKKKVPFTPFGKSDKSRRGSLFSGVIPKSRSDGDTMREHRYERFSPRRGCLNRWLEQAAGLLPGMLVAGLLCALGIATWWAVGGALAGGWGDDQYRKLWERVHPDEVKNVIVPLNVEKPVKTEYRLHDHNNLSTKNRSNATDNKKKEVKKGFLEHSPEVMKELCARIVDDSMRFDCFPQDGANEDECVKRGCCWNAKDHLPYCFYPPQYETYQFMNSTENKHGMTVYYSRAFDTGYPGQFDVARIDFNYLTDDILQVKISDAEHKRFEPAYPAVPLAGGAARARYRVQLDSSAVGFRLVRNSDNVTVWNAQNVGGLILSDKFLQLSAILPTNYTYGIGEKQARFLNDMNWKTHTLFNNDIAPTEDANLYGSHPFYLALETSGNSHGVLLLNSNAMDIVLQPTPAITYRTIGGILNFYIFLGPSPGEVVSQYTEIIGKPFMPPYWALGFHLCKYNYGSLNVTRDVWKANRDAGIPFDVQWNDLDYMRNANDFTYDTEKFAGLPEFVKELHDAGMHYVMLFDPGVSASEKAGEYPPFDRGLDMSVFVKNSTDQPFVAKVWNKVSTVWPDFTHPNASAYWKELMADFHRTINYDGAWIDMNEPSNFLSGPLHGTCAPEEVPYRPYRALMEIRGKRPLVISRASFPGLGQFAGHWSGDVFSRWHDLRASIPQLLSFSLFGIPLMGADICGFNGDTTPELCTRWMQLGAFYPFSRNHNSDTSKPQDPVSLGIVEASRAALRTRYRLLPLYYTAFWRAHAAGRTVARPLLFEFPTETKVYDIDTQFLIGSHLMVGAILEQGANSTRVFYPGADPWYSLASGRPLALGDWASVGELDVVAVRGGGIIPLQEPPSHGPVSTASTRSSPLQLLAAPSREALASGNLYWDDGQSLHSYEEKKYTHIVFKLKDNELTSTIQWWGYGVPQINEIKILNQDAIKTVTVNNERANFTHDAQTKVLTVDCNINLDKPFSVKWTHH, from the exons ATGCCGAAAATTCCttataaagttgaaaaacAAGAAGAAGATGAAGATTACGAGATTGTCTCATTCGAGGACTTTTGCGATAAATCTCCAAACGCCAAAGCAGATTTATTGACtcttaatgataatataaattaccgtTTGTACTATGAAAGcggtaaagaaaataaactcgATGAGACTGGTGAACCATCGGGCACAAACGACCACACAGAAACATCGCTAAATGGTTCGAAAATATCGCACAAGAAAAAAGTTCCTTTTACGCCATTCGGCAAAAGTGACAAATCCCGTCGAGGATCATTGTTTAGTGGCGTGATACCTAAATCACGATCGGATGGTGATACTATGAGAGAACATAG ATACGAAAGGTTTTCTCCCCGTCGAGGTTGTCTCAATCGCTGGTTAGAGCAAGCGGCAGGTCTATTGCCAGGGATGCTGGTAGCAGGGTTGTTGTGTGCCCTTGGGATAGCCACCTGGTGGGCGGTGGGGGGCGCGCTCGCTGGCGGCTGGGGGGATGATCAGTACCG gaAATTGTGGGAAAGAGTTCATCCAGATGAAGTGAAGAATGTTATTGTACCACTGAATGTAGAgaag CCAGTGAAGACGGAATACCGCCTCCACGACCACAACAACCTCAGCACCAAGAACCGGAGCAATGCAACTGACAATAAGAAGAAGGAAGTGAAGAAGGGCTTTCTGGAACATTCTCCGGAGGTGATGAAGGAACTTTGTGCCAGGATTGTTGATGATTCAATGCGGTTCGACTGTTTTCCGCAAGATGGCGCCAATGAGGACGAGTGTGTGAAGCGAG GTTGTTGTTGGAATGCCAAGGACCACCTGCCATACTGTTTCTACCCGCCGCAATATGAAACATATCAATTTATGAACAGCACTGAAAACAAACACGGCATGACTGTGTACTATTCGCGAGCTTTCGACACCGGATATCCGGGGCAGTTTGATGTTGCCAGGATCGACTTTAATTACCTCACAGATGATATATTGCAAGTTAAg ATATCGGACGCGGAGCACAAGCGGTTCGAGCCCGCGTACCCCGCGGTGCCGctggcgggcggcgcggcgcgcgcgcgctaCCGCGTGCAGCTGGACAGCTCGGCCGTGGGCTTCAGGCTCGTGAGGAACTCGGACAATGTCACCGT TTGGAATGCCCAGAACGTTGGTGGGCTGATACTATCCGACAAGTTCCTACAGCTATCCGCCATCCTACCGACGAACTACACGTATGGCATCGGCGAGAAACAGGCTAGATTCCTAAACGATATGAATTGGAAAACGCATACGTTGTTCAATAATGACATAGCACCTACGGAAGAT gCGAATTTATATGGAAGTCATCCGTTCTACCTGGCGCTGGAGACGAGCGGCAACAGTCATGGTGTCTTACTTCTCAACTCTAATGCTAtgg ACATAGTCCTACAACCAACGCCAGCTATAACGTACCGCACCATCGGGGGCATACTGAACTTCTACATATTTTTGGGCCCAAGCCCCGGCGAGGTCGTGTCCCAATACACGGAGATTATTGGTAAACCTTTTATGCCCCCGTATTGGGCCTTGGGATTCCATCTTTGCAA ATACAACTACGGCTCGCTCAACGTGACGCGCGACGTGTGGAAGGCCAACAGGGATGCGGGAATACCTTTT GACGTGCAATGGAACGATCTAGACTACATGAGAAACGCCAACGATTTTACCTACGACACGGAGAAGTTTGCGGGTTTGCCGGAGTTCGTGAAGGAGCTGCACGACGCGGGCATGCATTATGTTATGCTTTTCG ATCCCGGAGTGAGCGCGTCGGAGAAGGCGGGCGAGTATCCGCCCTTCGACCGCGGCCTCGACATGAGCGTGTTCGTCAAAAACTCTACAGATCAGCCGTTTGTTGCTAAG GTATGGAACAAGGTGTCGACGGTGTGGCCGGATTTCACGCATCCGAACGCATCGGCGTATTGGAAGGAATTGATGGCGGACTTTCATAGAACAATCAACTATGATGGGGCTTGGATT GACATGAACGAGCCGTCCAACTTCCTCTCGGGCCCGCTGCACGGCACGTGTGCCCCAGAGGAGGTCCCCTACAGGCCCTATAG GGCGCTGATGGAAATCCGGGGCAAGCGACCACTTGTCATATCCCGGGCGTCGTTCCCCGGCCTGGGCCAGTTCGCGGGCCACTGGAGCGGGGACGTGTTCAGCCGCTGGCACGACTTGCGGGCCAGCATCCCGC AGTTGCTCAGCTTCAGTCTGTTCGGCATCCCGCTGATGGGCGCGGACATATGCGGCTTCAACGGGGACACCACGCCCGAGCTGTGCACGCGCTGGATGCAGCTCGGCGCCTTCTATCCCTTCTCCAGGAACCATAACTCGGACACTTCCAAG CCGCAAGACCCGGTGAGCCTGGGCATAGTGGAGGCGAGCCGCGCCGCGCTGCGCACGCGCTACCGCCTGCTGCCGCTCTACTACACCGCCTTCTGGCGCGCGCACGCGGCCGGCCGCACCGTCGCGCGCCCGCTGCTCTTCGA ATTCCCAACGGAGACGAAGGTGTACGACATCGACACGCAGTTCCTGATCGGCTCGCACCTGATGGTGGGCGCGATACTGGAGCAAGGCGCCAACAGCACGCGCGTGTTCTACCCGGGGGCCGACCCCTGGTACAGCCTGGCCTCGGGCCGCCCGCTCGCGCTCGGCGACTGGGCCTCCGTGGGCGAGCTGGACGTCGTGGCTGTCAGG GGTGGTGGTATAATCCCCCTACAAGAGCCCCCGTCCCACGGGCCGGTGTCCACGGCCAGCACCCGCAGTTCGCCGCTACAACTACTTGCTGCGCCCTCTCGAGAGGCACTTGCCTCCGGGAACCTCTACTGGGATGACGGACAGAGTTTAC ATAGCTACGAAGAGAAGAAATACACCCACATCGTGTTCAAATTGAAAGACAACGAACTAACCAGCACCATACAGTGGTGGGGCTACGGAGTGCCgcaaattaatgaaattaaaattctcaATCAGGACGCCATCAAAACTGTCACGGTTAACAACGAGCGGGCCAACTTCACGCACGACGCACAGACAAAAGTGTTGACCGTCGATTGTAATATCAACTTGGATAAACCCTTCAGTGTCAAATGGACGCATCATTGA